Sequence from the Argentina anserina chromosome 7, drPotAnse1.1, whole genome shotgun sequence genome:
AGCATCCTTGAAATCAAGAACAACTAGTGCAAGTGCAGAAGTAATCGCACACCATGACATGTTCAGGCCCATAAGAAGAGCAACCAGCATTCCTAAGGTAACAAGATAAACGGCAGATTTCCACAACATCCCTCTCCATTTTGTGGTCACATTTTCCTTTCCTTCCAAAGACTCAGTAGTAGTACAAGTATCTCTTAGTCTTTCCTTTGATGGAGTCCTTTTCGGAGCAACTGTTTCCTCCTTTTTCTGGGAAGCCACAACATTTATCTCTTCAGTCTTTGATGCACTTGAACTTCTTGCAGACTCAAAAGCACCAGTGCTAGAAACCCTCTTGATTTCAGTCTCAGCTGAAGGCAGACGGTTCCTAAGTTTCTCAAGAACTGGAGAACCTAGCACACTCTTGGCTTCTAGTCTAGAGTTCAGCTCCTGAGAGTTGAAGGATGCACAATGTGACAATGTGGCTGGTGAAAACCGATGAGAACTCACATCATCCTCAGCTACAACCTCTCCAGTTGCGTCTTCTACATCCTTCTGGATAGACAACAACTTCCAGAACATACACAAAAGAAGTAAAGCATTCACACAAACTCCAACAAGCATTGCAGGCAAAATTCCTAAAACAAACTTTCCAAAAGGAATGTTACTCTGAACAGCTATAACCAGGTTTTGAGGATTGCCGATTGGGGTTGCTGCAGACCCAATATTTGCACTGGAGGCAAGTGCAAGCAGGAATGGATGAGGCGGTAAGTTATGTTGTCTTGCAACTTTTAGTACAAATTCAGTCAAAACCACACAAGAGGTGTCATTGGTGAAAAGAGCACTTGAAATGGCAGAAATCAAACAGACCCTACATATCAAGTCCTTTGCTCCTAGGCTTTTCCATGAGAGCAACTTCCCCAAATACTTAAACATATCTGCTCTTTCAAGATAGATACTTACAACCATTGTCCCAAATAAAAGGCCAAGAATTGGCAGATCAATAGCAGCATAGGCTTGATCTGGAGTTAGGACTCGGAACACAACCATTAGCATTGCCCCTAAAAGAGATCCTGCTGTCCTCCCAATGGGGAGGAAAGGAACAGCTGGAAACACCGCCAATATCCAGAAGACTGCAAAGGCAATTGAGCCTAGAACCACTTTGACAGCAGAAGCCATAGCCATGTTTACAAtttaagaaactcaaaattttaatagGCCCTAAACAGGAAAACCAATTACAGAATAAGATTGTATtggatatatatacatgacatGTCATGAATGTGAAACAGAAAAGCATCATTTCATTGGAAACTTGATCAAATACTACAAACTACAACTTTTTCTGTATCAGCTACCCAAGGTTGAAACTGTCAATCTCCTCAATTCCGATAGTTCATGATATCCGTTTTATAGAAAACAAAACTAGAAGATATGGAAGAATTAACAGATA
This genomic interval carries:
- the LOC126801957 gene encoding silicon efflux transporter LSI2, with the translated sequence MAMASAVKVVLGSIAFAVFWILAVFPAVPFLPIGRTAGSLLGAMLMVVFRVLTPDQAYAAIDLPILGLLFGTMVVSIYLERADMFKYLGKLLSWKSLGAKDLICRVCLISAISSALFTNDTSCVVLTEFVLKVARQHNLPPHPFLLALASSANIGSAATPIGNPQNLVIAVQSNIPFGKFVLGILPAMLVGVCVNALLLLCMFWKLLSIQKDVEDATGEVVAEDDVSSHRFSPATLSHCASFNSQELNSRLEAKSVLGSPVLEKLRNRLPSAETEIKRVSSTGAFESARSSSASKTEEINVVASQKKEETVAPKRTPSKERLRDTCTTTESLEGKENVTTKWRGMLWKSAVYLVTLGMLVALLMGLNMSWCAITSALALVVLDFKDARPSLEKVSYSLLIFFCGMFITVDGFNKTGIPSTLWDFMEPHAKIDHVSGTAVLAVTIILLSNVASNVPTVLLLGGRVAASAALISAADEKKAWLLLAWVSTVAGNLSLLGSAANLIVCEQARQAPHLAYNLSFWSHLKFGVPSTIIVTAIGLTLIR